The following are encoded together in the Parabacteroides chongii genome:
- the mreC gene encoding rod shape-determining protein MreC: MRKLLDFLVRKRHWFLFVLLEIVSLMLIYRNNAYQRNIIFSSANVLTGHISSVSGYVTSYLDLREINKELLERNGQLEMDLLELQDRLDMMVADTLTFSGFAPDSTEQFPYSFVLAEVVNNSVSHLSNYITVNKGRKDGIAPDMGVVSERGVVGIVSTVTDQFSVIIPLLNPKSRLSCKVLGSSYFGSLSWNGRNTRYANLEELPRHVEFQKGDTIVTSGYSSVFPAGLVVGTVSDFEKQHDDNFFSLEVELATDFQSLNNVRIIKNYNQAEQRRVEQEARRND, encoded by the coding sequence ATGCGTAAACTGCTGGACTTCCTGGTAAGAAAGAGGCATTGGTTTCTGTTTGTTTTGCTTGAGATTGTTTCGTTGATGCTGATCTATCGTAATAATGCATACCAGCGGAATATCATCTTTAGTTCGGCAAACGTATTGACCGGTCATATTTCATCTGTTTCCGGTTATGTGACATCCTATCTGGACCTGCGTGAAATAAACAAGGAGTTGCTGGAGAGGAACGGGCAGTTGGAAATGGATTTGCTGGAGTTGCAGGACCGTCTAGATATGATGGTCGCCGATACACTTACTTTTAGCGGGTTTGCTCCTGATTCGACCGAACAGTTTCCGTATAGTTTTGTCTTGGCGGAGGTTGTGAATAATAGTGTAAGCCATCTTTCGAATTACATCACTGTGAATAAAGGACGTAAAGACGGTATCGCACCGGATATGGGCGTTGTTTCCGAAAGGGGAGTTGTTGGCATTGTTTCCACTGTGACAGATCAGTTCTCAGTGATCATCCCTTTACTTAATCCTAAATCACGGTTGAGTTGCAAGGTGTTGGGAAGTAGTTATTTCGGTTCGTTGAGTTGGAATGGACGAAATACCCGCTATGCCAACCTGGAAGAACTGCCACGGCATGTGGAGTTTCAGAAAGGAGATACGATCGTGACGAGCGGTTATTCGAGTGTGTTCCCGGCAGGACTGGTTGTCGGTACGGTTTCCGACTTTGAGAAACAGCACGACGATAACTTCTTTTCACTGGAGGTGGAACTGGCGACAGATTTTCAGTCGTTAAACAACGTCAGGATCATTAAGAATT